One segment of Salvia splendens isolate huo1 chromosome 20, SspV2, whole genome shotgun sequence DNA contains the following:
- the LOC121781849 gene encoding NAP1-related protein 2-like produces the protein MGAEKKQKVGGADEENNGTEQIDGELVISIEKLQEFQDELEKINEEASEKVLELEQKYNEIRKPVYEKRNEIIKSIPDFWLTAFMSHPALSELLTDEDQKIFKYLINLEVEDCKDVKSGYSITFEFKPNPYFEETKLTKTFMFLEEGTTKISSTSIKWKEGMGIANGVAAEEKKGNKRPQTEESFFSWFNESQHTGDMGEIDDEIAEIIKEDLWPNPLTYFNNEDADEEDFVIMDDDEDKDSDGSEDDDEEDDENED, from the exons ATGGGAGCTGAGAAGAAGCAGAAAGTGGGAGGAGCCGATGAAGAGAACAATGGCACCGAGCAGATTGACGGCGAGCTCGTAATCTCAATTGAGAAGCTTCAGGAATTTCAAGACGAGCTTGAAAAG ATCaatgaagaagcaagtgaaaaGGTCCTGGAACTGGAACAGAAGTACAATGAAATACGGAAGCCTGTCTATGAAAAgcgaaatgaaataattaaatccattCCTGATTTCTGGTTGACTGCT TTTATGAGTCACCCTGCTCTCAGCGAACTTTTGACCGACGAGGACCAGaag ATATTTAAGTATTTGATTAACCTGGAAGTCGAGGATTGCAAAGATGTGAAAAGCGGTTACTCCATCACATTT GAATTTAAACCCAACCCTTATTTTGAAGAGACGAAGCTCACAAAGACCTTTATGTTCCTTGAGGAAGGTACAACCAAAATCTCATCAACATCGATAAAATGGAAAGAAGGCATG GGTATTGCTAATGGTGTTGCGGCTGAAGAGAAGAAAGGAAACAAGCGACCTCAAACTGAGGAGAG CTTCTTTTCCTGGTTCAACGAAAGCCAGCATACTGGTGATATGGGAGAGATTGACGATGAG ATTGCTGAAATTATCAAGGAGGATTTATGGCCAAACCCCCTCACATATTTTAACAAT GAGGACGCTGATGAAGAGGATTTCGTAATAATGGATGATGATGAG GACAAGGATAGTGATGGCtctgaagatgatgatgaagaagatgacGAAAATGAAGATTAA
- the LOC121781845 gene encoding protein PHYTOCHROME KINASE SUBSTRATE 3-like: METQDGSNGSLRVASFSCYLDKAKESLIHRVSAQDHNNMTIKFSTNAAAAAAASGGGGLRVDSFSRASDHNVLVQVPAPVPDPTAAFSFSHQSAEIGIFSADRYFNMKLQYPPVAAGPAPLRAAMTSVSGSESESSAATTLNSQSTLLRSNQSIQLKQKKAAAVTAARLFTGFSCRTPCFGNKSVRINEFAAAPAKNQLIEKIEDSRRSIEVFGSSRKIRVSKGGNDVETNMERKLSMLTWDAIPVGGSSNLPTSSTIGSSGGGGDEESDASSDLFEIEDVSGNIYPLLEGADDDDEPSCVMSPATSLYAPSEASIQWSVVTASAADFSTTMSEFNDDSVSVAAAVKPRANSNQGQKSRASHGLLGCKSVKAVDVANENVCVKVKNKTLIN; the protein is encoded by the coding sequence ATGGAGACTCAAGACGGCAGCAACGGTAGCCTTCGCGTCGCGTCGTTCTCGTGCTACCTCGATAAAGCCAAAGAGAGCCTCATCCACCGCGTCTCCGCCCAAGACCACAACAACATGACCATCAAATTCTCAACCaacgccgccgctgctgccgcagcctccggcggcggcggcctCCGAGTCGACTCGTTCTCCCGCGCCTCCGACCACAACGTCCTCGTCCAAGTCCCCGCCCCCGTCCCGGACCCCACCGCTGCCTTCTCCTTCTCCCACCAATCCGCCGAGATCGGCATCTTCAGCGCCGACCGCTACTTTAATATGAAGCTTCAATACCCCCCCGTCGCCGCCGGCCCAGCCCCCCTCCGCGCCGCCATGACCTCGGTGTCGGGATCGGAGTCGGAATCGTCCGCCGCTACCACGTTGAACAGCCAATCCACTCTCCTCCGTTCAAATCAATCAATTCAATTAAAGCAGAAGAAAGCCGCCGCCGTCACCGCCGCTCGCCTCTTCACCGGATTCAGCTGCAGAACCCCCTGCTTCGGCAATAAATCCGTCCGGATCAACGAATTCGCCGCCGCTCCGGCGAAGAATCAGCTAATTGAGAAGATCGAAGATTCGCGGCGGTCGATTGAAGTCTTTGGATCGTCgcgcaaaattagggtttcgaAAGGGGGAAATGACGTGGAGACGAACATGGAGCGGAAGCTGTCGATGCTGACGTGGGACGCGATTCCGGTGGGCGGGAGCAGCAACCTCCCGACGTCTTCAACCATCgggagcagcggcggcggcggcgatgaGGAGAGCGACGCCAGCTCGGATTTGTTCGAGATCGAGGACGTTTCCGGAAACATCTACCCGCTTCTAGAAGGCGCggacgacgacgacgagccgaGCTGCGTGATGAGCCCCGCCACGTCGCTTTACGCTCCGAGCGAGGCCAGCATCCAGTGGAGCGTCGTCACCGCCAGCGCGGCCGACTTCTCCACCACGATGTCGGAGTTCAACGACGACAGCGTCAGCGTCGCCGCGGCCGTGAAACCGAGGGCTAATAGCAACCAAGGGCAGAAGAGTAGGGCTTCTCATGGATTGCTGGGGTGCAAGAGTGTTAAAGCTGTGGATGTTGCTAATGAGAATGTGTGTGTTAAGGTTAAGAACAAAaccctaattaattaa
- the LOC121780735 gene encoding uncharacterized protein LOC121780735: MGRVDLQVSHMNRLVGVTDTDCLVNLRMDRNAFGRLCSICRQLGTLRDRRSVYIEEQLAIFLSILAHHKKNRITRFDFLRSGQTISYYVNEVLKAIIKMHTLFIVNPEPVRDDCVDWRWKHFKGCLGALDGTFISVLVPSALKPRFRNRKGQIATNTLAACDRDMRFTYVQPGWEGSAGDARVLRDAVNRPHGLRVPLGNYYLCDNGYANSNGFLTPYRGVRYHLKEWGPNADMPQNPVELYNMRHTKARNIIERAFAVLKMRWGILRSPSFYPIKVQIRIISACFLLHNYVRGEMAVDPLEALLEDWTDGHGVDEDSNDVPYVDFIEATNDWNNFRDQLATTLWNQHISGG, encoded by the exons ATGGGCAGGGTAGACTTACAAGTCAGTCATATGAATAGGTTAGTCGGTGTTACCGACACTGACTGCTTAGTCAACCTTAGGATGGATAGGAATGCGTTTGGTAGATTATGCTCTATATGCCGACAGCTTGGAACTCTTCGTGACAGAAGGTCGGTTTATATTGAAGAACAATTGGCCATATTCCTAAGCATACTAGCACACCATAAAAAGAATCGTATCACTAGATTTGACTTTTTGCGATCGGGCCAAACTATTTCCTACTACGTAAACGAAGTTCTCAAGGCTATCATAAAGATGCACACGTTATTCATTGTGAATCCTGAGCCAGTTCGCGACGACTGTGTCGATTGGAGATGGAAACACTTCAAG GGATGTCTTGGCGCTCTAGACGGTACTTTCATTAGCGTTTTGGTTCCTTCTGCCCTCAAACCTCGATTTAGGAACAGAAAGGGACAGATAGCaacaaatacattggcagcttGTGATCGGGATATGCGATTTACATACGTTCAACCGGGGTGGGAGGGATCTGCCGGAGACGCTCGTGTTTTGAGGGATGCGGTAAACCGACCTCATGGTCTGAGAGTCCCATTAG GGAATTATTACCTCTGTGACAATGGTTATGCAAATAGCAATGGATTTTTGACACCTTACCGAGGCGTCAGATATCACCTTAAAGAATGGGGCCCAAACGCTGATATGCCTCAGAACCCTGTTGAGCTGTACAATATGCGACATACTAAAGCGCGCAATATTATTGAACGAGCATTCGCTGTGCTGAAGATGCGATGGGGCATACTCCGAAGTCCATCATTCTACCCCATCAAGGTGCAAATTCGTATAATTAGTGCATGTTTCTTGTTACACAACTATGTCCGGGGCGAGATGGCTGTTGATCCATTAGAAGCTCTTCTCGAGGATTGGACCGATGGACATGGAGTTGATGAAGACTCCAATGATGTTCCATACGTTGATTTCATCGAAGCAACAAATGATTGGAACAACTTCCGAGATCAATTAGCAACCACATTGTGGAATCAG CATATTAGCGGTGGCTGA